One genomic segment of Hordeum vulgare subsp. vulgare chromosome 2H, MorexV3_pseudomolecules_assembly, whole genome shotgun sequence includes these proteins:
- the LOC123428750 gene encoding pectinesterase inhibitor 8-like, translated as MQRHAVPTAVLSQLQANEHRPPVSVLQSKTVRHYNISCASSRSSKLTHSTLRFCGTDEANQQHRAMMSSTTARVLAAVLAAVVCVGATPETTCRAAAGADRRVDYRFCVSRLSQHHDSPDADTWGLAKVAADVGVLMAGNGAYDIKAMLSGNKAARGPLEQCEALYDRMGSAFAEAYDGIDRRDYATGKAKAGEAASLARRCGDAFARAGAAVPSRLAKQGADSVQMAIVCTAVTSLIK; from the coding sequence ATGCAGAGACATGCAGTCCCCACCGCAGTCCTGTCCCAGCTCCAAGCAAACGAGCACCGTCCACCTGTGAGCGTGCTACAGAGCAAGACAGTCCGCCATTATAACATCAGTTGCGCGAGCAGCCGCTCTAGCAAGCTCACTCACTCCACACTCCGGTTCTGTGGAACGGACGAAGCAAACCAGCAACACCGAGCGATGATGTCATCAACTACCGCTCGCGTCCTCGCGGCCGTTCTCGCCGCCGTGGTCTGCGTCGGCGCGACCCCGGAGACGACGTGCAGGGCGGCGGCGGGCGCCGACCGGCGCGTGGACTACCGCTTCTGCGTGTCCAGGCTGAGCCAGCACCACGACAGCCCCGACGCCGACACGTGGGGGCTGGCCAAGGTGGCCGCCGACGTGGGCGTCCTCATGGCCGGCAACGGCGCCTACGACATCAAGGCCATGCTCTCCGGCAACAAGGCGGCGCGCGGGCCGCTGGAGCAGTGCGAGGCGCTGTACGACAGGATGGGCTCCGCGTTCGCCGAGGCGTACGACGGCATCGACAGGCGCGACTACGCGACCGGCAAGGCCAAGGCCGGCGAGGCCGCGTCCCTCGCGCGCCGCTGCGGCGACGCCTTCGCCCGGGCCGGCGCCGCCGTCCCGTCGCGGCTGGCGAAGCAGGGCGCCGACTCGGTGCAGATGGCCATCGTCTGCACCGCCGTCACCAGCCTCATCAAGTGA